A single window of Lutzomyia longipalpis isolate SR_M1_2022 chromosome 1, ASM2433408v1 DNA harbors:
- the LOC129789120 gene encoding uncharacterized protein LOC129789120, producing the protein MDGVMFVICIPTEVEEKKMLKRCETIAQSQASTPLRAPDFQPNKGTNKVQDLHTPPIEQKNTSTEHLLKVEGDPVVTIKTPTLNVPPLTEGFFPSSRRSSLRNKTCHGKKTKNVNWATLDIPSDSSMQAVVEELLKRTKIENATWTEINNGRKLKVAFSLEVGQKCERVKQTLLEWGIGVREGSILTLTPCFFFSSASQTAATNSDDSLEEDCQKGGGWERFVASMTARFNVAQLVEEVRYNAELRFDFVSLLVIASILAGFGLVEDNPLFLAASMLISPLMGPIIAAIFGTVIKDHKLQRLGLINELLGILMATLVGFIFGLIICSVDHRYGIGEGLTQEMLSRCELHSLLVGVLIAIPSGAAVAIGILGENVGSLAGVAISASLLPPAVNSGLMWALACLYKIYEADGKRYNSIVNTNYYSNHQSIEVAIMGSISMCVTITNVISIYVMGVIFLRIKEVAPMATQNYRQFWKHDVKIARDYNKTCQVDDATSLRQKLADEIAGFEAQSDNRGQGARAEIVRRLTQGPMPSLYHHQHTWSPLTHAAQYRPTIQEMETLLMNPDTHRNHRCLSHLYSPPRRSPPRALATERFYRRRCSMPSNPVPGATKSSIFMKYTQDTRLDAIAETSARIGDGSRGSRSGSETERGRNFIVVPVQNQE; encoded by the exons ATGGATGGAGTTATGTTTGTGATTTGCATTCCCACCGAGgtggaggagaagaaaatgctCAAGAGATGTGAAACCATCGCCCAATCTCAAGCCTCAACGCCACTCAGAGCGCCGGATTTTCAGCCCAACAAGGGAACC aacAAAGTTCAAGATTTGCATACACCCCCGATTGAGCAGAAAAATACATCCACAGAGCACCTGTTGAAGGTTGAAGGGGACCCCGTGGTTACCATAAAGACACCCACGCTCAATGTGCCACCCCTCACAGAGGGATTCTTCCCATCGAGCCGTAGATCATCCCTGCGCAACAAGACATGCCATGGGAAGAAAACGAAGAACGTCAATTGGGCAACGCTGGACATCCCGAGTGATTCTTCCATGCAAGCTGTTGTTGAGGAACTTTTAAAGCGGACAAAGATAGAAAATGCCACATGGACGGAGATAAATAATGGCCGTAAGCTGAAGGTTGCTTTCTCCCTGGAAGTTGGTCAGAAATGTGAGCGTGTCAAGCAGACGCTCCTGGAATGGGGAATTGGTGTCCGGGAGGGCTCAATTCTCACCCTCACGCCGTGCTTCTTCTTCAGTTCTGCCTCCCAAACGGCAGCCACAAACTCTGATGATTCTCTCGAAGAAGATTGCCAGAAGGGTGGCGGTTGGGAGCGCTTTGTAGCCTCAATGACGGCGAGATTTAATGTGGCACAACTCGTTGAGGAAGTTCGCTACAATGCAGAGCTGCGATTTGATTTTGTTTCCCTCCTCGTTATTGCATC aatattaGCTGGATTTGGTCTGGTGGAAGACAATCCGCTTTTCCTGGCTGCCAGTATGCTCATCTCCCCACTTATGGGCCCAATTATTGCCGCTATTTTCGGGACAGTAATCAAAGACCACAAACTTCAGCGCTTGGGATTAATTAATGAgcttttgggaattttaatGGCCACACTTGTAGGCTTCATTTTCGGCCTGATCATCTGCAGCGTGGATCATCGCTACGGCATTGGGGAGGGTCTTACGCAAGAAATGTTGAGCCGGTGTGAGCTACATTCCCTCCTTGTTGGTGTTTTGATTGCCATCCCTTCAGGAGCAGCAGTGGCCATTGGgattttgggtgaaaatgtTGGTTCCCTAGCTGGAGTTGCCATTTCGGCGTCTCTCCTCCCACCAGCTGTGAATTCTGGGCTCATGTGGGCCCTTGCATGCTTGTACAAAATCTACGAGGCCGATGGGAAGCGCTACAATTCCATTGTCAACACCAATTACTACTCCAATCATCAGTCCATTGAGGTGGCCATCATGGGCTCAATTAGTATGTGCGTTACGATCACCAATGTGATCAGTATCTATGTGATGGGCGTGATCTTCCTGCGAATTAAGGAAGTTGCCCCAATGGCTACGCAAAATTATCGCCAATTCTGGAAGCACGACGTCAAGATTGCCCGGGATTACAATAAAACCTGCCAAGTGGATGATGCAACGAGTCTTCGTCAAAAGCTCGCCGATGAAATTGCCGGCTTTGAGGCGCAGAGCGACAATCGTGGTCAGGGTGCTCGGGCAGAAATTGTGAGGCGTCTAACACAGGGTCCAATGCCGTCGTTGTACCATCATCAGCACACTTGGTCACCCCTAACGCATGCCGCTCAATACCGTCCAACTATACAAGAAATGGAGACACTCCTCATGAATCCCGATACCCATCGCAATCACAGGTGCCTCAGTCATCTCTATTCACCCCCACGACGGAGTCCACCACGAGCCCTGGCCACAGAACGCTTCTACAGGCGACGCTGCTCAATGCCATCCAACCCTGTTCCAGGCGCCACCAAGAGCTCAATCTTCATGAAGTATACCCAGGATACGAGGCTAGATGCCATCGCTGAGACATCAGCCCGCATTGGTGATGGCTCACGTGGCTCACGGAGTGGCAGTGAAACTGAGCGAgggagaaattttattgtcgTGCCGGTCCAGAATcaggaataa
- the LOC129786913 gene encoding uncharacterized protein LOC129786913: protein MAAAPIGAGRKRGMNSATDSEFPPLDSGQKSKRNRNIFVFGRGEESESPRYLVVERSDDGESMKALSVFKVKREISKLVGKVKRLQPLLQGKSLLIEIASDEQADKLLNLKTLAGKSVKISWHPSMNKCKGIIACFDWTYIPLAELKEELKAFNISDVNAIKRKVEGGKMVDTGTFIVTFDSPKLPESIDAFYYPLKVKAFVPNPMRCFKCQKYGHFVDKCRMAKKICAKCLHNEHEGDCVHAHACANCGEDHLSWSRKCPIFKQEFAIMKIKITQKISYFAAKQEYMRTRSMDLSFAETVAKSKATNLRKRINVGGKTVFPGYEQDKSATAGVNGVGFPPSEFVQSLRSDRMETDIVLPGSSRDGKPSGVSPGDTSLGAKDDLSTGNISNIPSTGTVIKDALNILVDDEI, encoded by the coding sequence ATGGCGGCAGCGCCGATTGGCGCAGGCCGTAAGAGGGGGATGAATTCGGCAACGGATTCAGAATTCCCTCCGTTGGACTCTGGACAGAAGAGCAAAAGGaatagaaacatttttgtgttTGGGAGAGGAGAAGAGAGTGAGAGCCCGCGCTATTTGGTAGTTGAGAGAAGTGATGATGGTGAGAGTATGAAAGCGCTCTCGGTGTTCAAGGTGAAGAGAGAAATCAGCAAGTTGGTGGGGAAGGTGAAGCGTTTGCAACCGCTGTTGCAGGGTAAATCGCTGCTTATTGAGATTGCGTCGGACGAGCAAGCGGATAAGCTTCTCAATTTGAAGACCTTGGCTGGAAAATCGGTCAAGATTTCATGGCACCCGTCGATGAATAAATGCAAGGGGATAATTGCGTGCTTCGATTGGACGTATATTCCTCTCGCAGAGCTGAAAGAGGAGTTGAAGGCATTCAACATCTCCGATGTGAATGCAATCAAGAGGAAAGTTGAGGGAGGAAAAATGGTCGACACAGGCACATTTATTGTGACCTTCGATTCGCCGAAGTTGCCAGAATCCATTGACGCGTTTTATTACCCTCTCAAGGTGAAGGCCTTCGTACCGAATCCAATGAGATGCTTCAAATGCCAGAAGTACGGGCATTTTGTGGATAAATGCCGTATGGCAAAGAAGATCTGTGCGAAATGCTTGCACAATGAGCACGAGGGAGATTGCGTTCATGCACATGCCTGTGCAAACTGCGGAGAGGACCATCTCTCATGGTCCAGGAAGTGCCCCATCTTCAAGCAGGAATTTGCTATTATGAAGATAAAGATCACCCAGAAGATCTCATACTTCGCAGCCAAGCAGGAGTACATGAGGACAAGGAGTATGGACTTGTCTTTTGCAGAGACAGTGGCTAAATCTAAAGCCACGAACTTGCGGAAGCGGATTAATGTTGGAGGAAAGACGGTTTTTCCAGGCTACGAGCAAGACAAGTCTGCGACTGCTGGAGTTAACGGGGTGGGATTCCCCCCGTCGGAATTTGTACAATCTTTGAGGTCAGATAGGATGGAGACTGATATAGTTCTTCCTGGATCTTCAAGAGATGGAAAGCCTTCAGGTGTCTCCCCAGGAGACACCTCTTTGGGTGCTAAGGATGACCTTAGCACCggtaatatttcaaatattccttCTACAGGAACAGTAATCAAAGATGCGTTGAATATTTTGGTTgatgatgaaatttaa